A stretch of the Lactuca sativa cultivar Salinas chromosome 9, Lsat_Salinas_v11, whole genome shotgun sequence genome encodes the following:
- the LOC111899090 gene encoding bifunctional riboflavin biosynthesis protein RIBA 1, chloroplastic-like: MASISLTASSSPLLCSNMSTNFSSINGLHSRNLMHVSEAFLGTKLCSISKSGGRSKASFLPVDLWKTAVSVSSGIEILTADSIVTMNSFPLGADEYDLDLPTPGFSSISDAIEDIRQGKMVMVVDDEDRENEGDLVMAASSVTPEAMAFFVKHGTGIVCVTMKGEDLERLQLPLMVKHNEDKNRTAFTVSVDAKHGTTTGVSAHDRATTVKALASKESKPEDFNRPGHIFPLRYREGGVLKRAGHTEASVDLAMLAGFDPVAVICEVVDDDGSMARLPKLRKFVEKENMKIISIADLIRYRRKTDHLVEQVSAARIPTTWGSFVAYCYKSILNGMEHVAMVKGEIGDGNDILVRVHSECLTGDIYGSARCDCGNQLALSMQQIEEAGRGVVVYLRGHEGRGIGLGHKLRAYNLQDDGRDTVEANEDLGLPVDSREYDVAAQILKDLGVRKMKLMTNNPAKCIGLKGYGLEVTSRVPLLTLITEHNKRYLETKRTKMGHIYGSANNGVNLINQNDKIHSVYPTN, encoded by the exons ATGGCTTCCATTAGCTTGACTGCGTCTTCCTCACCATTACTATGTTCCAA CATGAGCACAAACTTCAGCTCAATCAATGGTCTTCACTCTCGAAATCTCATGCATGTTTCAGAGGCGTTTCTTGGTACAAAGTTGTGCTCCATAAGTAAATCTGGTGGCAGGTCCAAAGCTTCATTCTTGCCTGTAGATTTGTGGAAAACTGCTGTAAGTGTGTCATCTGGGATCGAAATACTAACAGCAGATTCCATTGTCACCATGAATTCTTTCCCTCTTGGTGCTGATGAATATGACTTGGATCTCCCCACACCTGGCTTCTCATCCATTTCAGATGCCATTGAAGATATTCGCCAAGGAAAG ATGGTGATGGTTGTAGACGATGAGGACAGAGAAAATGAGGGGGATCTAGTAATGGCAGCATCAAGTGTTACACCTGAGGCTATGGCTTTCTTTGTTAAGCATGGAACTGGGATTGTTTGTGTAACCATGAAAGGAGAAGATCTTGAAAGATTACAACTTCCTTTAATGGTAAAACATAATGAAGACAAGAATCGCACAGCATTCACAGTTTCAGTG GATGCAAAACATGGAACAACCACAGGGGTGTCGGCTCATGATAGGGCAACAACAGTAAAAGCTCTAGCTTCAAAAGAGTCAAAGCCCGAGGACTTTAATCGCCCAGGCCATATATTTCCATTAAGATACAGAGAAGGAGGTGTTTTGAAAAGAGCTGGTCACACCGAAGCTTCGGTTGACCTAGCCATGTTAGCTGGGTTCGACCCTGTAGCAGTCATATGTGAGGTGGTAGATGATGATGGCTCGATGGCTAGATTACCAAAACTTAGGAAATTTGTCGAAAAGGAGAACATGAAAATCATTTCTATTGCTGATCTTATCAG GTATAGGAGGAAAACCGATCATTTAGTAGAACAAGTTTCTGCTGCACGTATACCTACTACATGGGGGTCGTTTGTTGCTTACTGTTATAAGTCGATCTTAAATGGGATGGAACATGTCGCTATGGTCAAG GGTGAAATCGGGGATGGGAATGATATACTTGTGAGGGTACACTCGGAATGCTTGACTGGAGATATATACGGATCTGCTAGATGTGATTGTGGGAACCAACTCGCACTTTCAATGCAACAAATTGAAGAGGCTGGGAGGGGCGTAGTGGTATACCTCAGAGGTCATGAGGGTCGAGGCATCGGTTTAGGCCACAAACTTCGTGCTTATAACCTTCAAGATGATGGGCGTGACACTGTGGAAGCCAATGAGGACCTCGGCTTGCCTGTTGACTCAAGGGAATATGACGTTGCTGCACAG ATTTTAAAAGACCTTGGTGTTAGAAAGATGAAGCTAATGACGAACAATCCGGCTAAATGCATTGGGCTCAAAGGCTATGGTTTGGAGGTCACAAGCAGAGTTCCCCTTTTGACTTTGATTACAGAGCACAACAAGAGATATCTTGAGACCAAGCGAACCAAGATGGGTCACATTTACGGGTCAGCGAATAATGGGGTTAACCTCATCAATCAAAATGATAAAATACACTCTGTATACCCTACTAATTAA